The genome window ACCAGTCAGAGCTGTGTTGCTGTGTGCCTATAACTATGATATTCACTTTAGAATAGCTAATGCCAGACATTGCAGCAGAATCATATACAATACTATTATAACTCATTTCAGATTACCTGATAATTTATCCTTTACTTATTCTCGCATCATCGCCGCCCTGTAAAAGAGCCTTTGAAGCTGCACTAATGATAATATCTCCTTGAGTTACAGTCATAGACATGTCTGCTGTAGTTTGTTTAGTTTTTCCGACTATGTCCATTCGCAAATCTCCACCAATTGATGTCTCAACAGATTGACTAACAGAGGTTGTCTTTTCTCCTCCTATCGAAACATTTTTATCTCCTCCAATTGAAATATTTGCATCTTCTCCTACATTCAAATCTAAATTTCTGCCAACATTAATTTTCATATCTTCGGAGGCATCTATGTTGACATTCTTTGTGTTGACATTCACTTCTTCGGCAGAAGATATGGTGATGGTGCCATTTCTCTCATCAATGAAGATTTTATTGGCACGGGTTGTCTGTAGAAGGATAGTGTGGGCGGTATCATCAAAGGTGACGGTCGAACCACTCCGGGTGGTAAGACTTTTCTTGTGGTTGGCAGCAAAACCGCCCTTTCCCGTGAAACCGTTGAAGAGGCTGCCCATGACATAGGGACGGGAGGGGTCGCCGTGGCGGAAGCCGACGAGGACATGGTCGCCTACCTCGGGGATGAATACGAAGCCGCGGTTGCTCTTCACGTCACTACTGCTACCACCATCCGGTGTCATCACACGGATCCAGTTCGTGTTCATGTCGTCAGCCTGCCAGTTCATCCGCACCTGGATGCGGCCGCTGCCCTTAGGGTCGTCGTTCCTGGTCACCGTCGCCATCTGCGTCTCGGCATGCGGGATGCGTGCGTCGGGTACGGGAATCACCTCAAGGGCGGAGGGGAGAGCCTTGAAACGGTTGCGGTAGTAGCCGTCCTCGCCCACCTCGTGCACGATCTCGGTGATGATGAACTCGCCCAGCGTCCTGCGGGAGAGGGACCTGAAGGACTGGTAGAAGGAGCTGTCTATCTTGACGACGCTGCCCACGCACAGCCCCGGGACACGGCTCTCGGCGGTGACGTAGTGGCTCTCCGCCGTCTCTGCCGACTGCTTGCGGCGCATGTAGTCCACCAGCTCCGGACCGGAGTTGACACGCTGCTCGGCATACTGGCGTGCAGGGACGCTGAACAGCTTCATCGAGGCTGCCACCGCCTTGCGGGCAAGGAGGTCCTGCCCGGCCGTCTCCGACGGGCTCGCCTCGTCCATCTGCTGGTCGGACGAGGAGTGGTAGCTGTAGGCCTTCTTGGGACGGGCAAGCGTCTGGATGCCGATGTCAAGCGACGAGAGGGTGGTGCCGAACTCAAGGCAGACCGAGTCGGGAAGTGTCTTGGGGCGGCCGAAGACGAGGGATGTGCCGTCATAGTAGAGCCATTCCTTGTACTGTGAGGCAAGGCGGCGGATGAAACCGAACTGGGACTCGCCGTACTGGCAGAGATAGTCAGGCCTGCCGTCATAGGCGGCATTGACCCGTGACCCAACATTCGCATCGTCACAGAGCCGGCTGACGATCTCTCCGATCTTCTTCCCTGTCCATGAGAAGTTGCCGGGGGCGGTCTCCAGTCGGTAGGTGGCGGAGTAGCCGGACACGACGAGATGCCCGAACTCGCTGTCCTCACGGTGCATGTGGACGTTCGTCACCACGCCCAGGAAGGAGGTGCTGCCGTCTATGCGGACGGTCAGGGGCTCGCTGAGCCAGTCGGAGCTGCTGCCCATGTCATGTGAGAAGCGGCTGCTGCCGGTCTCGAGGTCGAGGACCAGCTCGAAGTAATGATGGTCGCCTATGCGCTGTTCCAGGCGGAAGGACTTGAAGGTAGGGATTGCAGTGTCACCGATGGTCACGGTGAAGCGTATGTCGGGAAATGCCATGTCGTATCGTTTTTACTGTGGTGATGTCTGTCGGGAAAGGGATGATCATAAGGAAAGGGATGTAGGCATAAGGCAGGAGGGCATGCCGGGAGCCCTGCTCCCTGACATACCCTCCCTGCTGTCCGTCGGCTTATGTGCGTGGCCAGCGGTTGTCAAGCTCCGCATTGCCCACCGTGATGGTCTCCGCAGAGAAGGTCATCGCAATGGTCATCGGAGTCTCGTTCTCAACGTTCAGCGTCTCCTTGTAGTGGACGATGTACGCATTCCTGAAGCAGATCTCCTTCATCTTCGCGTCCTCCTCGGTCTTCTTGTAGACGATCTTGCCCTCGACGGCCTTGAACTGGCTGTTGAGCATGGCCTCGATGGCCGTAGTGTCGTCCGTTGACTCTACCGTCACGCTTACGCGGCCGCCCGAGATGCTTGATGAAGGCTTGCCCTTGCTGTCGGTGTTGCGGCTGAACTCGTAGTTGGAATAGAGTACGTCATACTCCTTGCCACCCAATTCCAATGTTGCTCTGAATGAACCCATGATTGAAAAAATTTTAAGTTGTTAATAAATAATGATCAGAGAGGCAACTCTGCATCATCCTGCAAGGGACAAAAAAAGAGAAAACCTCAAACAACTTCCTGAAGTCTCCTCTGTGCGGCTGTGAACAGTCTTGCTCTGGAAGAAGAGGAAGAATTGCAATCTGTTGTATAATAGAATATTGTTTCCTACAATATATACGCAAATATATACTGCAAATATAGAAAGATAACCCCGTACATGCAAGTTTCTCATCCGTATTTTATCCACCTTTAACATTCCTTGTCAGGTTTTCGTTATTGCTGCCCGATAAGATAGAAACAGCATACGCTCCAAATGCGAGTTCTCTTTTAAACAGATAATATCGTATCAGCTCTGGAAGACAAGTCTCCTAATCAGATAAGCCTTGCTAAACTATATGCGTATCTCCCGCAAAATATCTACTGTCCCCTTGTTCACTTTTGACAGGACAACCCTTTCCTGACGACAAGCTGATCCCGTCCCGGTAACATATTGCAAGGTACTTGGCACCCAGCACCACATGTGCTTGCCATCAGCACCGCATGTGCTTGCCATCAGCACCACATGTGCTTACCATGGTCCAATATCAGAATAGTCCATAATATTGTCCGTTTTATATTCTTCAAAAGTGTGTAGGTTTAAGTCACTAAATGAATAATATAACCCCAGCGCATGGAGTAACTCATGTGCGCAGGTTGTGTCATCAAGACCTAAAGCCAACACCATTACTTCTTTTGAGCAAATTTTATGGGCATACCCATACTGGTTTTGATTCTCGTTGTACTCATTAATAAAAATATTTTATGCTAATTCTTATATTTATAAGTCTTCATATCTCCATTAAATACCTCTGTTACATAGTCAAAAACATGTGTCCAGCTCAGTCCTTATATGGCAAAGAACTTTCAACATTGGAGAAGTCACATGTCAGACGAACATTGGCTGCAATGTGATGAATGAATCGACAAGATTGCGGAATTAAGACACATTTAAGAAATCAAGGACTTGTATCTAACATATTACATAGACTATGTTTTCATATCTACTTTTGAGCTTTAAAATCCTCTTCTTTTATCACTTTTCTCGTATTGATGTCTATTATAACATTCTTAAATACATCATTCTTGCTTCGCCAGCAAATATCATATACTGGGGTACTGGTCTTATCAAGATAACGATGTACAATCGTGTGCTTGTCAAAGAAATCAACATGATATTCTTTCTCCATAAACAAGCGTACTTCATTCCAAGGATAATTCTTGAAAGGCTCATCCTTATCAATCTCTCTTATCAATATCCCATCTTCATTATATTCACTCCAGACGCCTATAGGAAAACCGTGGTTCTTATAACTAAATCCCCTCACATTGAGTTTGCCACTTGAGAAAAATCTACGATACTCCTCGACAAGTTCCCCATCCTTTAGTTTTCTTTCATAATAATAGTATACATTATTATCACTCATATATCTTTGTAGAACTTGCCATTGTCCTGTTCTATACATATATTCATTATTGTTTCCTCTGTTCATCTGGAACAGAAGTGTATCAATTTTTTCACTTGTTGTTTCCATTTGTTTTCCTATTTTAGCTCGGGTGTTACTACTATTATCAGGTACACTGCAACTGTTAATGCCTGTCAATATTATCGATAACATAATAAGTTTTTTCATTTGCTTTTTGCTTTATTAATCGTTTCATCTACAGTCTGCAATCCTCTATGCAAAATATTCCATTGATATAGCCAAGTAGAATCTACGCTATTTCTCTACCTTCCCTT of Prevotella fusca JCM 17724 contains these proteins:
- a CDS encoding type VI secretion system Vgr family protein, producing MAFPDIRFTVTIGDTAIPTFKSFRLEQRIGDHHYFELVLDLETGSSRFSHDMGSSSDWLSEPLTVRIDGSTSFLGVVTNVHMHREDSEFGHLVVSGYSATYRLETAPGNFSWTGKKIGEIVSRLCDDANVGSRVNAAYDGRPDYLCQYGESQFGFIRRLASQYKEWLYYDGTSLVFGRPKTLPDSVCLEFGTTLSSLDIGIQTLARPKKAYSYHSSSDQQMDEASPSETAGQDLLARKAVAASMKLFSVPARQYAEQRVNSGPELVDYMRRKQSAETAESHYVTAESRVPGLCVGSVVKIDSSFYQSFRSLSRRTLGEFIITEIVHEVGEDGYYRNRFKALPSALEVIPVPDARIPHAETQMATVTRNDDPKGSGRIQVRMNWQADDMNTNWIRVMTPDGGSSSDVKSNRGFVFIPEVGDHVLVGFRHGDPSRPYVMGSLFNGFTGKGGFAANHKKSLTTRSGSTVTFDDTAHTILLQTTRANKIFIDERNGTITISSAEEVNVNTKNVNIDASEDMKINVGRNLDLNVGEDANISIGGDKNVSIGGEKTTSVSQSVETSIGGDLRMDIVGKTKQTTADMSMTVTQGDIIISAASKALLQGGDDARISKG
- the tssD gene encoding type VI secretion system tube protein TssD, which produces MGSFRATLELGGKEYDVLYSNYEFSRNTDSKGKPSSSISGGRVSVTVESTDDTTAIEAMLNSQFKAVEGKIVYKKTEEDAKMKEICFRNAYIVHYKETLNVENETPMTIAMTFSAETITVGNAELDNRWPRT
- a CDS encoding toxin-antitoxin system YwqK family antitoxin; translation: MKKLIMLSIILTGINSCSVPDNSSNTRAKIGKQMETTSEKIDTLLFQMNRGNNNEYMYRTGQWQVLQRYMSDNNVYYYYERKLKDGELVEEYRRFFSSGKLNVRGFSYKNHGFPIGVWSEYNEDGILIREIDKDEPFKNYPWNEVRLFMEKEYHVDFFDKHTIVHRYLDKTSTPVYDICWRSKNDVFKNVIIDINTRKVIKEEDFKAQK